One region of Micromonospora ureilytica genomic DNA includes:
- a CDS encoding S8 family peptidase, translating into MRRRQRRALTAGVLATALVAAGLTAQPANAQESPAATAPGATGTFTLITGDRVSLDAAGRPQIQRGPGRAAMRFVSSREDGHQYVVPVDAMPLVRDGRLDRRLFDLTTLGEFGYDDRAAELPLLVAYPENMAARARTATTGGAGRVRADLPAAHALAVRADRDDRVTLWASLTRGTPSARTLTAGVTHIWLDGKRKVSLDRSVPQIGAPAAWQAGFDGTGVTVGVLDTGIDASHPDFAGHLTEVRDFTGGDDPSDAVGHGTHVASTIVGSGAASGGRYRGVAPGAKLLVGKVCATTECQDSDIITGMQWLAPQAPVVNLSVGGDDAPSLDPLETAVQELSHRYGTLFVVAAGNEGKPKSVSSPASADDALAVAAVDADDQRAYFSSRGPRVGDNHIKPEISAPGVDIVAAAPGGDYATMSGTSMATPHVAGTAAILAGQHPDWTGPQLKAALMDSAKPTGEDTIYEQGAGRVDIARAVAQPVATDIAAIDFPVQRWPHADDSPITQVVGYRNTGTAPVTLTLAIAPAPAGMLTVSPATLVVPAGGRAEATITVDTRVDTPDGVYQGALTATGAGDLRVRTPFVLNREIESYDVRLNHTGRDGKPATEYTTVAANLTTGEFSTLAATPGGGVLRLPKGRYALYSTIHEGGVSTLLAQPVLDVRGPVTEAVDARSAKPVALTVPQHDAAPISINVSANWDDGMRYPGVQLSGVSFADVFFGRIGPAVAAPEFTATLGVGLARPGKDRTFRNSPYTYDLAYVGTGDMFTGLTRKLSPKNLATVKTTYRSQSTTTTATRFHRASAPGGSGPIGSNTPVDLPFKGTEYYNTDGGIVWTSTFVEGDNSTTQDSTVTSGRTYTQTWNAAPFGPTVTQAPTLSPLGYAGRDGDTISIASVPLFGDAAGRPASRDDQPVRFRLLRDGKEIGTSDSAWAEFAVPAGKASYRLEASATRGAPDTLSTSVSVAWTFTSAHTTSPQRLPLTTARPTPVLDDTNTARTGRIMAIPVALDRQAGSKAAPNRTLGVSASFDDGRTWVALPVLRNVALIVHPRRAGFVSLRLTATDTAGNTVTQTIQRAYRIA; encoded by the coding sequence GTGCGACGACGGCAACGACGCGCCCTGACAGCCGGCGTACTCGCGACCGCGCTGGTTGCGGCGGGCCTGACCGCCCAACCGGCGAACGCGCAGGAGAGCCCGGCGGCCACCGCTCCCGGCGCCACCGGAACGTTCACCCTGATCACCGGGGACCGGGTCTCGCTGGACGCGGCGGGTCGCCCGCAGATCCAGCGCGGGCCGGGTCGGGCCGCCATGCGGTTCGTGAGCAGCCGGGAGGACGGTCACCAGTACGTCGTCCCGGTGGACGCGATGCCACTGGTGCGGGACGGGCGGCTCGACCGGCGCCTGTTCGACCTCACCACGCTCGGCGAGTTCGGCTACGACGACCGGGCGGCCGAGCTGCCGCTGCTTGTCGCGTACCCCGAGAACATGGCGGCGCGGGCGCGGACCGCGACCACCGGGGGTGCCGGGCGGGTGCGGGCCGACCTCCCGGCCGCGCACGCGCTCGCGGTCCGGGCGGACCGCGACGACCGGGTGACGCTGTGGGCGTCGCTCACCCGGGGTACGCCGTCCGCGCGCACCCTCACCGCCGGGGTCACCCACATCTGGCTGGACGGCAAGCGCAAGGTCTCCCTCGATCGCAGCGTTCCGCAGATCGGTGCCCCGGCGGCCTGGCAGGCCGGTTTCGACGGCACCGGCGTGACCGTCGGTGTGCTGGACACCGGGATCGACGCCAGTCACCCCGACTTCGCCGGCCACCTCACCGAGGTCCGGGACTTCACCGGTGGCGACGACCCGAGCGACGCGGTCGGCCACGGCACCCACGTGGCGTCGACGATCGTCGGCAGCGGCGCCGCCTCCGGTGGCAGGTATCGCGGGGTCGCGCCGGGGGCGAAGCTGCTCGTCGGCAAGGTCTGCGCCACCACCGAATGCCAGGACTCGGACATCATCACCGGCATGCAGTGGCTCGCGCCGCAGGCCCCTGTGGTCAACCTGAGCGTGGGCGGCGACGACGCGCCCAGCCTGGATCCGCTGGAGACCGCGGTCCAGGAGCTGAGCCACAGGTACGGCACCCTCTTCGTGGTCGCGGCCGGCAACGAGGGGAAGCCGAAGTCGGTCTCCTCGCCGGCCTCCGCCGACGACGCACTCGCCGTCGCCGCCGTCGACGCCGACGACCAGCGGGCCTACTTCTCCAGCCGGGGCCCGCGCGTCGGCGACAACCACATCAAGCCCGAGATCAGCGCGCCGGGCGTCGACATCGTGGCCGCCGCCCCCGGCGGCGACTACGCCACCATGTCGGGTACGTCGATGGCGACCCCGCACGTGGCCGGCACCGCCGCGATCCTCGCCGGGCAGCACCCGGACTGGACCGGCCCGCAGCTCAAGGCCGCCCTGATGGACTCGGCCAAGCCGACCGGCGAGGACACCATCTACGAGCAGGGCGCCGGCCGGGTGGACATCGCCCGCGCGGTCGCCCAGCCGGTCGCCACCGACATCGCCGCCATCGACTTCCCGGTGCAGCGTTGGCCGCACGCCGACGACAGCCCGATCACCCAGGTCGTCGGCTACCGCAACACGGGCACCGCGCCGGTCACCCTGACGTTGGCCATCGCCCCGGCCCCGGCCGGCATGCTCACCGTCAGCCCGGCCACGCTCGTGGTGCCGGCCGGCGGCCGCGCCGAGGCGACGATCACTGTGGACACCCGGGTGGACACTCCGGACGGCGTCTACCAGGGGGCGCTGACCGCGACCGGCGCCGGCGACCTGCGGGTACGGACGCCCTTCGTGCTGAACCGTGAGATCGAGAGCTACGACGTACGGCTCAACCACACCGGGCGCGACGGCAAGCCGGCCACCGAGTACACGACAGTGGCGGCGAACCTGACCACCGGCGAGTTCAGCACCCTCGCCGCGACACCGGGCGGCGGCGTCCTGCGGCTGCCCAAGGGTCGGTACGCGTTGTACAGCACCATCCACGAGGGTGGCGTGTCGACCCTGCTCGCACAGCCGGTCCTGGACGTCCGCGGCCCGGTCACCGAGGCGGTCGACGCCCGTAGCGCCAAGCCTGTCGCGTTGACAGTGCCGCAGCACGACGCTGCGCCGATATCGATCAACGTGAGCGCCAACTGGGACGACGGCATGCGCTACCCGGGGGTCCAACTCAGCGGCGTGTCCTTCGCTGACGTCTTCTTCGGTCGGATCGGGCCCGCCGTCGCGGCACCCGAGTTCACCGCCACGCTGGGCGTCGGGCTCGCGCGACCGGGCAAGGACCGCACCTTCCGGAACAGCCCCTACACCTATGACCTGGCGTACGTCGGCACTGGCGACATGTTCACCGGCCTGACCAGGAAGCTGTCACCGAAGAACCTGGCCACGGTCAAGACGACCTACCGCAGCCAGTCCACGACGACGACGGCCACCCGGTTCCACCGCGCGTCGGCGCCCGGAGGCTCGGGCCCGATCGGGTCGAACACGCCTGTCGACCTGCCGTTCAAGGGCACCGAGTACTACAACACCGACGGCGGCATCGTCTGGACGTCCACGTTCGTCGAGGGCGACAACTCCACGACGCAGGATTCGACAGTTACGTCGGGGCGGACGTACACCCAGACCTGGAACGCGGCGCCGTTCGGGCCCACCGTGACCCAGGCCCCGACCCTGTCACCCCTGGGGTACGCGGGCCGCGACGGCGACACCATCTCGATCGCGTCGGTGCCCCTGTTCGGCGACGCGGCCGGTCGCCCCGCGAGCCGCGACGACCAGCCGGTGCGGTTCCGGCTGCTGCGCGACGGTAAGGAGATCGGCACCTCGGACAGCGCGTGGGCCGAGTTCGCGGTGCCCGCCGGGAAGGCCAGCTACCGCCTGGAGGCGTCCGCCACCCGAGGCGCCCCGGACACCCTGTCGACGTCGGTCTCGGTGGCCTGGACCTTCACCTCCGCGCACACGACGTCGCCGCAGCGGTTGCCCCTGACGACGGCTCGCCCGACACCCGTGCT
- a CDS encoding sigma-70 family RNA polymerase sigma factor produces the protein MRDAEEFDALYAACAGRVVGHVYALTGNRAEAEDAVAEAFMRAWQRWRTVRETDSPEAWVRRVASRIAVSSWRKAFNRVRAHRRAAVDQGVPGLNEDHVALLQALQRLSANERRAVVLHHLNDLSVAEVAAEMQAPVGTVKTYLARGRRAMAGLLTDAHQEETSHG, from the coding sequence ATGCGTGACGCCGAAGAGTTCGACGCCCTCTACGCGGCCTGCGCGGGTCGGGTCGTGGGTCACGTGTACGCGCTCACCGGCAACCGTGCCGAGGCCGAGGACGCCGTCGCCGAGGCGTTCATGCGGGCCTGGCAGCGGTGGCGGACGGTGCGGGAGACGGACAGTCCGGAGGCGTGGGTCCGCCGGGTGGCCTCCCGGATCGCGGTGAGCAGTTGGCGCAAGGCATTCAACCGGGTACGCGCACACCGCCGGGCCGCTGTCGACCAGGGCGTGCCCGGACTGAACGAGGACCACGTCGCACTGTTGCAGGCGCTGCAACGGCTGAGCGCCAACGAGCGGCGGGCCGTCGTGCTGCACCACCTCAACGATCTCAGCGTCGCGGAGGTGGCGGCCGAGATGCAGGCTCCCGTCGGGACCGTGAAGACGTACCTCGCCCGTGGTCGGAGAGCGATGGCCGGGTTGCTGACCGATGCGCACCAGGAGGAGACCTCCCATGGCTGA
- a CDS encoding glucuronyl esterase domain-containing protein translates to MIISSGRSRTRSVVVALAVAALTVAGSVSVATRTINAQAAVGPLAAAVEDEGADCVVSGLPDLGSLPTNAKLPDPFKKLNGQTITSKSDWRCRRAEIKELAEKFVFGDKPAKPATVTGTVSNSNVTVNVSHSGRSSSFSARVELPSGTGPFPAVVVVGGFGADTATIKAAGAAVISYDPLAVGREGTPRNNKQGAFYSIYGSSSSTGLLAAWGWGVSRIIDVIEQSDGRILKADAMGVTGCSRYGKGAFAIGVFDQRIALTMPIESGSAGVPIFRGIPGEGAQSLSSAYGEQPWLGDAFGSFTSSPNRLPVDTHEMVAMVAPRGLFIMDNPHIANLGPRSASVAALGGAEVYKALGAGDNITYWSDVQDGSHCANRSEWRTPLQNNIRKFLLKTGNEPGVIRISSRALGRLADWRDWPTPVLSDGPTTPPPTTPPPTTPPPTTPPPTTPPPTTPPPTTPPPTTPPPGGAGCAAAVSVNQWTGGFVATVRVTAGAAPVTGWTVTMTLPAGAGITSVWSANRSGDTGTVRFTNVAYNGAVAAGQSTEFGYQGTGTGAGMVPTCSAA, encoded by the coding sequence GTGATCATCAGCTCGGGCCGCTCTAGGACCCGTTCGGTGGTCGTCGCGCTTGCGGTAGCAGCGCTCACGGTCGCCGGATCGGTATCGGTAGCAACACGAACCATTAACGCCCAAGCCGCCGTGGGCCCGCTGGCCGCGGCAGTGGAGGACGAAGGCGCCGACTGCGTGGTGTCCGGTCTGCCGGACCTGGGCTCGCTGCCCACCAACGCCAAGCTTCCCGACCCCTTCAAGAAGCTGAACGGCCAAACCATCACCTCGAAGTCCGACTGGCGCTGTCGCCGGGCCGAGATCAAGGAGTTGGCGGAGAAGTTCGTCTTCGGCGACAAGCCCGCCAAGCCCGCGACCGTCACGGGGACGGTGTCCAACAGCAACGTCACAGTCAACGTGTCACACAGCGGCAGGAGTTCCAGCTTCTCGGCGCGGGTCGAGCTGCCCAGCGGCACCGGTCCCTTCCCGGCCGTCGTGGTCGTCGGCGGGTTCGGCGCGGACACGGCCACCATCAAGGCCGCCGGCGCTGCCGTGATCAGCTACGACCCGTTGGCTGTCGGGCGCGAGGGCACTCCTCGGAACAACAAGCAGGGCGCGTTCTACAGCATCTACGGCTCGTCGAGCAGCACGGGACTGCTCGCTGCCTGGGGCTGGGGCGTGAGCCGGATCATCGACGTCATCGAGCAGTCCGACGGCAGGATCCTCAAGGCGGACGCGATGGGCGTCACCGGTTGCTCCCGTTACGGCAAGGGCGCCTTCGCGATCGGTGTGTTCGACCAGCGCATCGCCCTGACCATGCCGATCGAGTCGGGCAGCGCGGGCGTCCCCATCTTCCGCGGCATTCCCGGCGAGGGCGCGCAGAGCCTGAGCAGCGCGTACGGGGAGCAGCCCTGGTTGGGCGACGCGTTCGGCTCCTTCACCAGCAGCCCGAACCGGCTCCCGGTGGACACGCACGAGATGGTCGCCATGGTGGCGCCACGCGGACTGTTCATCATGGACAACCCGCACATCGCCAACCTCGGACCCCGATCGGCGAGCGTGGCGGCCCTGGGCGGTGCGGAGGTCTACAAGGCGCTCGGCGCCGGTGACAACATCACCTACTGGTCCGACGTGCAGGACGGGAGCCACTGCGCCAACCGCTCGGAGTGGCGTACCCCGTTGCAGAACAACATCCGGAAGTTCCTGCTGAAGACGGGCAACGAGCCGGGTGTGATCCGGATTTCCAGCAGGGCGCTCGGCCGGTTGGCCGACTGGCGGGACTGGCCGACGCCGGTCCTGTCTGACGGCCCGACCACGCCGCCGCCCACCACGCCGCCGCCCACCACGCCGCCGCCCACCACGCCGCCCCCGACCACGCCGCCCCCGACCACGCCGCCTCCGACCACGCCCCCGCCCACCACCCCGCCACCGGGCGGTGCTGGCTGTGCGGCGGCGGTGTCGGTCAACCAGTGGACGGGTGGCTTCGTCGCCACGGTGCGGGTGACCGCCGGCGCCGCACCGGTGACTGGCTGGACGGTCACCATGACACTGCCGGCGGGTGCCGGCATCACAAGCGTCTGGAGCGCCAACCGGAGCGGCGACACCGGCACGGTCCGGTTCACCAACGTGGCCTACAACGGCGCCGTCGCAGCCGGGCAGTCGACCGAGTTCGGCTACCAGGGCACCGGCACCGGTGCGGGGATGGTCCCCACCTGCTCGGCCGCGTGA
- a CDS encoding HupE/UreJ family protein — protein sequence MELEYDLLVVSAADAGDDDPLFQAGTAAFEAGDTAAQAAALKSHAAAVLGYVSDRFSVSSRGAACRPTQVGDATIGEREGVPYADLLLDWTCPERADEHVVRSGLFPDGEGYVKGTKTIVTYEIDGRSGSAALDAANPSFSTAQAWYERFGEFFLLGAEHLLTGIDHILFLLALIAGSRRLREIVLAATSFTLAHSVTFMLAALGLVEVPGAIVEPIIALSIAVVAGWHLWGIWRRGEHATDLETAGRGHFSLDRAGWIRLGVVFCFGLVHGLGFAGALGIDEAWSWTLLWSLLVFNIGIEVVQLTVIAIIFPLLFVLRRRAPKAGLWATGAVSAGVSIMGLIWFVQRISGS from the coding sequence GTGGAGCTCGAATACGACCTCCTCGTCGTTTCCGCCGCGGATGCCGGTGACGACGACCCGCTCTTCCAGGCGGGAACCGCCGCGTTCGAGGCGGGCGACACCGCTGCCCAGGCCGCCGCACTGAAGAGTCACGCGGCGGCGGTCCTCGGGTACGTCTCCGACCGGTTCTCGGTGAGTTCCCGGGGTGCGGCCTGCCGGCCGACCCAGGTGGGTGACGCGACGATCGGCGAGCGCGAGGGCGTGCCGTACGCGGACCTGCTGCTCGACTGGACCTGCCCCGAGCGGGCCGACGAGCACGTGGTGCGCAGCGGCCTCTTCCCGGACGGCGAGGGGTACGTCAAGGGCACGAAGACGATCGTCACCTACGAGATCGACGGCCGTTCGGGCAGCGCGGCGCTCGACGCCGCCAACCCGTCCTTCTCGACCGCGCAGGCCTGGTACGAGCGGTTCGGCGAGTTCTTTCTCCTGGGTGCCGAGCATCTGCTGACCGGGATCGACCACATCCTGTTCCTGCTGGCGCTCATCGCCGGGTCGCGGCGGCTTCGGGAAATCGTGCTCGCGGCCACCAGCTTCACCCTGGCGCACTCGGTGACGTTCATGCTCGCCGCGCTCGGCCTGGTCGAGGTGCCCGGGGCGATCGTGGAACCGATCATCGCGTTGTCGATCGCGGTGGTCGCCGGCTGGCACCTGTGGGGGATCTGGCGGCGCGGCGAGCACGCGACCGACCTGGAGACGGCCGGGCGCGGGCACTTCAGCCTCGACCGGGCCGGCTGGATCCGCCTCGGTGTGGTGTTCTGCTTCGGCCTCGTGCACGGCCTGGGCTTCGCGGGCGCGCTGGGCATCGACGAGGCGTGGTCGTGGACCCTGCTGTGGTCGCTGCTGGTGTTCAACATCGGCATCGAGGTCGTTCAGTTGACGGTTATCGCGATCATCTTCCCGCTGCTGTTCGTGCTGCGCCGTCGTGCGCCGAAAGCCGGCCTCTGGGCGACCGGGGCTGTTTCTGCGGGCGTGTCCATTATGGGGTTGATCTGGTTTGTGCAGCGCATTTCCGGATCATGA
- a CDS encoding FN3 domain-containing metallophosphoesterase family protein: protein MTLSTSTRASALVRRRLVAGVAAGFLGLGAALGSGLMATASAAESTTITGVVLGVGANETQRIVSWYSSADTAQKIQLAPTAEIVNGEFPAGAVSFDAVGAANTSTTGFNRHATISNLRENTAYSYRVGAEGSWSPAYAFKTQDFEGDYDFLFFGDPQIGSSGDRLKDQAGWEDTLKVATAANPNAELLVSAGDHVESANDEGQWTSFLAPDQLRQVPLVATIGNHDVGGKSYEQHHFTPNTDRSAQYYNGDQATRSGGDYWFIHKDVLFIDLNSNSYANPADGSAGGDAAHVAYVTDVINKHGSEAKWKVLVYHHSIYSPASHATDTDNKQRREDFTTAFSNLGVDMVLQGHDHSYSRSYSIKNGQKENPAEQPGAAEVFPGPGGVIYVTANSASGSKYYDIKKPDSTGTGIRGNGPDPLDPNKYWYNSSQNQEHVRSYVKVQVRGDKLVLANVRSGTCAAPNAAVEKGLSCVNTPDGQPVGSITDKVTVHPFHGDGQAIQVNVPNPAPGEFGWTIDGYNGLVDLGTAQERNGTYFQANGKINPILVSDSRRSLAPWSISANVGDFQDADKKFSGSYLGWNPYVLDAGAGAEAGAPVLSSLDDQGKGLSVSSALAAAAQGHPRGGAKLGADLDLKIPDSIAKGSYRTTLTITALSS from the coding sequence ATGACATTGAGCACCTCGACACGGGCCTCCGCGCTCGTGCGGCGGCGCCTGGTCGCCGGGGTCGCAGCCGGGTTCCTCGGTTTGGGCGCGGCCCTCGGCAGCGGCCTGATGGCCACCGCGAGCGCGGCCGAGTCCACCACGATCACCGGTGTGGTCCTCGGCGTCGGCGCCAACGAGACCCAGCGCATCGTGAGCTGGTACTCCTCCGCCGACACCGCGCAGAAGATCCAGCTCGCCCCGACCGCCGAGATCGTCAACGGCGAGTTCCCGGCCGGCGCCGTCAGCTTCGACGCCGTTGGTGCGGCGAACACCTCCACCACCGGGTTCAACCGGCACGCCACGATCAGCAACCTGCGCGAGAACACGGCGTACTCGTACCGGGTCGGCGCCGAGGGCAGCTGGTCCCCGGCGTACGCCTTCAAGACGCAGGACTTCGAGGGCGACTACGACTTCCTGTTCTTCGGCGACCCGCAGATCGGCTCCTCCGGTGACCGGCTGAAGGACCAGGCCGGCTGGGAGGACACCCTGAAGGTCGCCACCGCGGCCAACCCGAACGCCGAGCTGCTGGTGTCCGCCGGCGACCACGTCGAGAGCGCCAACGACGAGGGTCAGTGGACCTCGTTCCTGGCCCCCGACCAGCTGCGTCAGGTCCCCCTCGTCGCCACCATCGGTAACCACGACGTCGGCGGCAAGTCCTACGAGCAGCACCACTTCACCCCGAACACCGACCGCTCGGCCCAGTACTACAACGGGGACCAGGCGACCCGGTCCGGCGGCGACTACTGGTTCATCCACAAGGATGTGCTGTTCATCGACCTGAACAGCAACAGCTACGCCAACCCGGCGGACGGCTCCGCCGGCGGCGACGCGGCGCACGTCGCGTACGTCACCGACGTCATCAACAAGCACGGCTCCGAGGCCAAGTGGAAGGTGCTTGTCTACCACCACTCGATCTACTCGCCGGCCAGCCACGCGACCGACACCGACAACAAGCAGCGGCGGGAGGACTTCACCACCGCGTTCTCCAACCTCGGCGTCGACATGGTGCTGCAGGGGCACGACCACAGCTACTCCCGTAGCTACTCGATCAAGAACGGTCAGAAGGAGAACCCGGCCGAGCAGCCGGGTGCCGCCGAGGTTTTCCCCGGCCCGGGCGGCGTCATCTACGTGACTGCCAACTCGGCCTCCGGCTCGAAGTACTACGACATCAAGAAGCCGGACAGCACCGGGACGGGCATCCGCGGCAACGGCCCGGACCCGCTCGACCCGAACAAGTACTGGTACAACTCGTCGCAGAACCAGGAGCACGTCCGCAGCTACGTCAAGGTGCAGGTGCGCGGCGACAAGCTGGTCCTGGCCAACGTTCGCAGCGGCACCTGCGCGGCGCCGAACGCGGCCGTCGAGAAGGGCCTCTCCTGCGTCAACACCCCGGATGGTCAGCCGGTCGGCTCAATCACCGACAAGGTGACGGTGCACCCGTTCCACGGTGACGGTCAGGCCATCCAGGTCAACGTGCCGAACCCGGCTCCGGGCGAGTTCGGCTGGACGATCGACGGCTACAACGGTCTGGTCGACCTGGGTACCGCGCAGGAGCGCAACGGCACCTACTTCCAGGCCAACGGCAAGATCAACCCGATCCTCGTGTCGGACAGCCGCCGGTCGCTCGCCCCGTGGTCGATCTCGGCCAACGTCGGCGACTTCCAGGACGCCGACAAGAAGTTCTCCGGCTCCTACCTCGGCTGGAACCCGTACGTGCTCGACGCCGGCGCGGGCGCCGAGGCCGGTGCCCCGGTCCTGTCGTCGCTCGACGACCAGGGCAAGGGCCTCTCGG